The Setaria viridis chromosome 6, Setaria_viridis_v4.0, whole genome shotgun sequence genome includes the window GGCTTGATTTCCACCTTGTGCAGCTCTTCTTTGTCTGCATGCCCTCACTAGGTTTGTTCCATGAGAGAACTCCATTCCTTTTCTGAAATATGATTGGACTTTGGAATGCCAACTGCAAATCTTAGTTTTTTGGGACTCTTACATTGTGGTTTTTGATTTGCTGTGCAGCTGTCTATTTAGTGGCCCAATATGCACGGAGAGAGATCAAAACGATGGAGGCGGTAATATACTGTGATCTCTTATGCAGAATTTCGAATGGAATAAAATATTTAAGTTGGTACAATACAAAGGAGGACAGAAATATGAATTACTTATGTATCATAGGCTGAACATTATGTTGCCCCTCCTGTTCCCGCTAAAAAGACTTGTGTTGCAACTTGTTCCACAGATCAAATGCTCCTTAACTGATGCATTTAGCAGCAACTGTGGTAGTTGAAACTGAAAGAGCTTATTTGTTTGGCATTACCGCCTATTTCGTTGAGTTTAGCCAAGGTCATTCAGGGGGCGTTTGGATGCcacgggctaaactttagccctgtcacatcacacgttcggatgctaattaggaggattaaatatgagctaattataaaactaatagcagaacccctaggctaaatcgcgagacgaatctattaagcctaattaatccatcattagcaaatggttactgtagcaccacattgtcaaatcatggactaattaggcttaatagattcgtctcgcgattaagcctaggggttgtgcaattagttttgtaattagactatgtttaatactcctaattagtgtccaaacatccgatgtgacaggggctaaaatttagcccctcctGGCCAAACACCCCTACTTGAAAAGGCATACTTCAGTTGGTTATGTTTGTGGTGCCAATTTTGACAAAGCTATCATGGAGTCTATGCTACAGTCTTGAACTGTGCAGTTTGTGAAGACAGTTTAAATGGTTAGTTGATGCACTTTAATTGTTTAAATTTTGGAGTGCTACATATGATGGTCATCCATGGCAGCCATACTGGCCAATGGTGTACTTAAAAAATGACAAACATGTGCCATCAGGTTATCAGAAGCACATTTATTCAGTTGCATCTGCTATTGATCATTTACGTTGGTGAAACAGCAACTAGATAGTCTATTTTGGATTTCACTTTCATGGCAGTATTGCCAGTATAGTTATATAAACACAGAACAACTTTTGTTACAAGAATGACACTATTTCCTGTTTCTTAAAATTTCTTTAATGGATGTCTCAAAATTGTTGATAGATTGAATTTTTGAGGTTTCTTATTTGCTCGAGCTTGGGTAATTTCTTACTACAGTTGCATCTTCAAGGATACATGTTTGCTTGAAATACTTTCTATGTTTGCAATCAAATTATTCCAATTATCAAAGCTTGGGTTAATTATTAGTTAGTTAATGCTCATGGGAAGTTTAAAAGAAATATTCATTTTTCAGATGGGCTAACTCCGAAATATTATTATAGCACTTGAAGTTTCCTATGACAGAAGGCTTATTCACTAAACTGAATCTGACTGAAATATCACGTTTCATAATTCAGGAAGcagaagagaaaaggaaaaaagatgaGGAACTTGAGAAACAAAAGCAGCTCGAGGAGGAATCTGCTAAGGAGGATGCTGACTCAAAGCTTTCAAAGGTATTAGACAGGCTAGATACACTAGAGGGGGTCGTTAAGGAAATTGTGGATGACAAAAACAAAGTTCCTTCTGCTGATATACAAACCAAAGAAGGGGTTGTGAAGAAAGATGAAGTATCTCCAAGCAAGGCTTCCGATTTGAAAAGCAGTGCAAGTGATACTCAGCCAGTTACAGTCAAGAGTAAGGACAGCAATTGTGCTGCAAATGCTTCAGCAAATACCGCACAACCAAACAGTAAGGGGAATGGAGATAAGGCATCTCCTGCTGACTCCAAGAGTTGATAAATCATGTTTTTTTCTTGGATTTATTGGAGCAGTCACTGTTGTAGGCATCAGTCAAATgctgaccccccccccccccccaaaaaaaaaaaaatgaatcagTGAATAGTACGACCAAGCAGAGAAAGAGCAAGTGATAATGTGGTTACATGGTTCTTGTTGGCAGGGAGTCATTTGAGGTTTCTAGCAAGACGGGTGTTTAGCTATGTAGTTTTGTCCTCACGGCTAGGTGAATGAATATATGTAATTGCAAAATCAGGGGTTTCACACCTGTTGTATGGTGGTCTTTCGAAAATTGCAGCGGGCATTTGTAGCTTGTAGCACCTTTTTGATGATTGAGGTCTGTTGGTCTTGGCCTTGACAGATCTTTCTGCTTACTTTCTGCACTAACTAGGAAGAAGCAAATATACCTGTCTGGTTGACTGGTTCTGCAACTCGTGACATGAAAATTCATTGAAATTGTCCTTGCCAGAAACGGTTATAAGAACAAACATTGCCTCTTGGCAACTCTTGGCTAGTAACAAGGAGAACTTACTAGTAAGAACAAACATTATAGACCGCAGATTCTTACTATTTTTGCACTTGTATTGTATATAATTGTATATAGCTTAGGCCAAATGGTCCAATCCCcccattttgttttctttttatatCATTCTCAGCAATTGGCGATGCACAGggtagaggaggaaggagcGGGACCTATAAGGAGTTGGCTAGTAACAAAAATGGCGATAATATTGATATACTTCTCAAATGTTGGGCATTTTACAATTATATCATATCGATAAAGTATAGAAACATTCGATTGCATAGATCTTAAAAAGATTAGCTAATTAAAGTCGCTAGTGCTTTTTTTAGGGCTTAAAGTCGCTAGTGCTAAGAAAACGGCATTTAATTAATCGAGCCCCCTTCATCCTTTCACGGATCCtagttttgtaaatatttgGTGGAAACATTTCAAAATGTATACCAGTCCTTGATTTTGTTAGTAGATTACCATATAATATTCTTTATTTTCTGAAATTATGTCTAGGGCAAGTCCAGTGATGAGAACAAAAAAGAACACTAGTGGGTGGCTGGTTGGATCACTAGTTCACCGGCCGGGTCAAATAAGAAGTACTTAATTGATATGTAATCCAAAGTAGAATCAACAAAAATTAGTGTTGAATAAAATAATATCCTACTTGAATTACAAACTTTTCATGTTCCACTCGGAACCTAGTTCCATTCTCCGTCTCAAATAATAATTTTGTAATTTGCAAAAGCTAATAAGTGATCCAATTCTGTGGTAAAATCACCGTTCAACCGGGTTTTGATGGTTTCAGCTCAGTTTAATAACATGGCGGATCTTTTAATTGAACCGGGTCGGTTTTTTCATACTACGTTGCTAGGCAGATGGCAGTTAATAAGGTCCCTTGATCCTTCCATGGAGCCGAGTTTTGGAAtcagttactccctccgtttcaaattaagTCGTTTTGCATGCATATTTTACTATGTATTTCGATATAGTATTTAtgtagatgcatagcaaaaatttaTGTACcttaaaaaaagttgaaatgacCCGTAATTtatgacggagggagtagtagaaaCAAATTCAGTAATCATAGTATTGTCCTTCCATTTTTGGTAGAAAATACCAAagtatttctttttattttctgaatttatGTTGAGGAGGCGGTACGAGAGGAAATAACCCATGGCCGGTCACACGTGTTACCAATGCATCGCATTTTGTAGTTTCTGtgagaacaaaaagaaaagaaaagaaaagaaatcgtGGCTGCACACACCATTGATGGTGCCGTGTCTTGAAAAGTTCAGCCCCCACGCTAGCCTGCGATCCTTTAGCATGTGTTTGGATTGGAGACAATGTAGGACGAGATAATCTCGTTCCAGTTTTGTGGGATGGGACGGTCCCATCTAGTGTTTGGTTGAAATGGAATGGGATGGTCCCGTCTTGTGTTTGGTTAGAGAGGTTGACGTGGTGATACGGATGATatttttaacaccgttagctaCAGTATTTTGTGGGTCCCATATGTCATCCTCTA containing:
- the LOC117859492 gene encoding uncharacterized protein isoform X3; this encodes MPKRRPRPRLRPARRRRRGLGWRRTSKSKTSTGAAAPTGRPPPTSSSPCPPSARNSDWILYCNAWHTKIFIFGLDFHLVQLFFVCMPSLAVYLVAQYARREIKTMEAEAEEKRKKDEELEKQKQLEEESAKEDADSKLSKVLDRLDTLEGVVKEIVDDKNKVPSADIQTKEGVVKKDEVSPSKASDLKSSASDTQPVTVKSKDSNCAANASANTAQPNSKGNGDKASPADSKS
- the LOC117859492 gene encoding uncharacterized protein isoform X2 → MPKRRPRPRLRPARRRRRGLGWRRTSKSKTSTGAAAPTGRPPPTSSSPCPPSARNSADWILYCNAWHTKIFIFGLDFHLVQLFFVCMPSLAVYLVAQYARREIKTMEAEAEEKRKKDEELEKQKQLEEESAKEDADSKLSKVLDRLDTLEGVVKEIVDDKNKVPSADIQTKEGVVKKDEVSPSKASDLKSSASDTQPVTVKSKDSNCAANASANTAQPNSKGNGDKASPADSKS
- the LOC117859492 gene encoding uncharacterized protein isoform X1; translated protein: MLLPALRLRRRPPVASLRRLLSSTTSSAAAGGEGDPPVDAEAATAAKAKARAEAAARARMEAYKQVQNFDWSSGADWKTAANILFTVPPKRKEFGLDFHLVQLFFVCMPSLAVYLVAQYARREIKTMEAEAEEKRKKDEELEKQKQLEEESAKEDADSKLSKVLDRLDTLEGVVKEIVDDKNKVPSADIQTKEGVVKKDEVSPSKASDLKSSASDTQPVTVKSKDSNCAANASANTAQPNSKGNGDKASPADSKS